The following are encoded together in the Juglans microcarpa x Juglans regia isolate MS1-56 chromosome 2D, Jm3101_v1.0, whole genome shotgun sequence genome:
- the LOC121249405 gene encoding protodermal factor 1: protein MEKVTSSLGSLFVWTVVTVLLSHNIVLIHAKSAGPHGSSPPHVNPPSHRSDGPSHGSPPHGNPPSHGRGGYNPTPSTPSGGDCGTPPSTPGSDGGSYHYPPSAGGTPPTPVIVSPPSGSTTPTPRTPTPPFLPDPNTPFTGTCNYWRTHPGVVWGLLGWWGTLGSAFGVPSVPGFGAHLSLQQALSNTRNDGLGALYREGTASLLNSMVNNRFPYTTKEVRQNFVSALGSNKAAAAQAQLFKLANEGRLKPRA from the exons ATGGAGAAGGTGACAAGCAGCTTAGGTTCTCTTTTCGTATGGACGGTGGTCACTGTACTGCTCTCTCATAATATTGTGCTGATCCATGCAAAATCAGCAG GCCCACACGGCAGTAGTCCTCCCCACGTAAACCCTCCGTCACATCGTTCAGACGGACCTTCACACGGTAGTCCTCCCCACGGAAACCCGCCTTCACACGGCCGTGGAGGCTACAACCCAACACCATCAACCCCTTCTGGTGGAGACTGCGGAACTCCTCCATCAACACCAGGAAGTGACGGTGGATCCTACCATTACCCTCCGTCTGCAGGCGGTACCCCCCCAACCCCAGTCATCGTAAGCCCTCCAAGCGGCAGTACTACCCCGACACCCAGAACCCCTACACCTCCCTTCCTCCCTGATCCTAACACACCTTTCACTGGCACATGCAA TTACTGGAGAACACACCCAGGAGTTGTATGGGGTTTGTTGGGCTGGTGGGGAACTTTAGGCAGTGCATTCGGTGTGCCTAGCGTTCCAGGGTTCGGAGCACATCTAAGCTTGCAGCAAGCTCTTTCCAACACACGCAATGATGGGCTCGGTGCTCTATATCGAGAAGGAACAGCGTCCTTGCTGAACTCCATGGTGAACAACAGGTTCCCTTACACCACAAAGGAAGTACGGCAGAACTTTGTTTCAGCACTAGGCTCCAACAAAGCCGCAGCCGCTCAGGCTCAGCTTTTCAAGCTGGCCAACGAGGGAAGACTCAAGCCCAGAGCCTGA